A window from bacterium encodes these proteins:
- a CDS encoding four helix bundle protein, with amino-acid sequence MPSSYRDLDVWKRSKALVLRTYQLTGGFPRHEVFGIVAQMRSAALSVPANIAEGQGRMGGTEFIRFLRISLGSLAELETYFDIARALAYVSADESDELLREAEEITRMLHGLIASIRRSQSGS; translated from the coding sequence ATGCCAAGTAGCTATAGAGATCTCGACGTATGGAAGCGCTCGAAGGCGCTTGTTCTCCGAACCTACCAGTTGACTGGCGGCTTCCCCCGCCACGAGGTATTCGGCATAGTCGCGCAGATGAGGTCAGCGGCCCTCTCTGTACCGGCCAACATCGCAGAGGGGCAAGGCAGGATGGGGGGGACGGAGTTCATCCGCTTCCTCCGCATCTCCCTGGGCAGCCTGGCCGAGCTTGAGACCTACTTCGATATCGCGCGAGCCCTGGCGTACGTATCGGCAGACGAGAGTGACGAGCTGCTGCGGGAGGCTGAAGAGATCACCAGGATGCTGCATGGCCTGATCGCGAGCATCCGTCGCAGTCAGTCGGGGAGTTGA